DNA from Solanum stenotomum isolate F172 chromosome 3, ASM1918654v1, whole genome shotgun sequence:
AGTTAGGTCTAGATTTCTTGAAATTTCTCTTCGTCTCATCAAAAGCTCTTACCGGAGTTCATTAGAATTCTCGAAGTTCATCTCTTCTCTAGTGTGGAAGTTGCTTCATAGTCAAGCTCATTCATCTCCATTCATTGCCTCAGAAAAGGTAAACTTTTACCGTCTTATTTAAATTCTTGTATATTCCCTATGTATTGATTAATTTGATGTTATTGTTAGCTAGTTAGTCTATTTTCGTTCCTGTTGAGcaactccattttttttatatataagtttGAGTCTGTTTTTCTTTAAGTACGTCAATCGCCATTTGATCGGTTTTCTCTCCATTTTAgttggtgtgttgtttgtaatTTCCTCGTATAAGAGTTACTATAGTTTTGAGTTCATTTGTCGTGTGTTGTTGTGCTGATGTTTGAATTCTTATCATTGGTTTATAGGCACCTGTTTCGTAGAATGTCTCGTTTTGATTTTCACCTTCTTTTGTTCATATTCTTGTGTACTTCCCGTTATGTTAGTTTAAGTTTGGGAAATAGCTGCTCATGAACTCTCATTTCACATATGATTCATGTCCTAATCTCTATGTTATATGaaattttgttcaatttaatttatatggTGATGAGAGCAACCTGGAAAATAATTTGCTaatatatgaatatttaaaattggTTGTGAGAGTTGTGTTGTGATTTAGTGCTAAATATTGTTCTTTTAAATGGTGTGTATTACaactttgtttgtttgattacAACATACTACAAGTGTCTTCTTTGctctaattaaattatttatatgtattgTTCTCTTCGTTTGTTTTTCATGGATTTCTTATCGGCATGTTCTATTACTCTCTTACTTAATTGTTTCAAAATAGAATTGCTATTAATCCTTAATTTTTGCGTTGTTTTGTCTCTCTGGGAAATCTACCAACCGAGCCTTTTGGACTCTATTGTCCATAACCGTGTTGCATTTCGAGTCGGCCTTCATCCTTGTTTGATTTCGGAAGCTGAAACAGTTGAAAGAGGGGTTGCATTACAGGTCCCAAAAGCTGAAAACATGCTGAAATACATCTTGTATTCACCGATATACAGGATCAGTTCAACAAATGCTGGGCCAAAAAAACTGTTACAACTGGAAGTTCGGAGTGGGCTGTATACACTCTGTATACAGTCCGATATACAAGAAATGTGTCAAAATTGACCCGTATACAATAATATACGATTGCTATATACACTGTTTTCAGAAGAGAAAATGGGCTGGAAAAGGCCCAAATAATGCAGCTGGCCCATTATTAGATTTAGGACATGTTGGGACAAAGCCCAAAAGATTCTGATTTTTGCTTCTCTTTATTATCCTActttattactatttgtttgtttatattaacactaaccatttatttgaattggtttaatttaattaaatttctcaaaagatgaaccatctttttttatattagtttattttaataaacttctttttttagttcattaggatgtcgtggggttTGTCCTAACATCCacctcagttgttttagaggcttcatagacagtcagatgctagttctttagtcttttcattgactttatcatttcatatgttaagatttgagttgtcattttggTCAAGTTGAACGATTGACTTTTAAGCATTCTCAGTGTTTTATTATTCCAGTGAGTATAGTGCTtttgatcattataaatatgcatagagtcttccgctgagttaagtaagccagaccaagggttcgcttggggccaacaatgttcttgagtgccagtcccgcccaggatataggctcggagcgtgacaTTTAAtagtgactttatgtcttttctcttttgaaaacttaaagttataattaaacatacattttacttgaaaaataaataaattttgtgaGCAGAAGTAAGGTTTCACCTAAATATTGGTATGGACCagcttttgaatttttttttaaaaaaactacatGAATAAACAAatgttttcaatttatttttatttttttgtaaaatctaCGGTCCAAGAGTTATGGCCCTGGAAGATGAGATTTTTcatagtcattttttaaaagtaaaccTTTAACTACGGTTAAGACACTTTTAAGTTAAATTCAATTTGAACccttaaaattgattttaaaaagagaaaagacataaagtgacaTCTGTAGTTAGGGGTGTTCGTAGTTCGGTTCGGATCGGTTATTGattaaaaccaaaatcaaaccaatctAGTTgggtttttaaatttctaaaaccaaaccaaatcgaaCGAAATAAATAGTTGTCGGTTTGGTTAttgttggtttggtttgatttagtTTAGTGTTTCTGGTTTATCCAGTTTGAAAGTAATAGTAATGTTTTTGAGGACTTACGTCAATTGACACAAACATCTATTGTCGgttcaattaagcaatactagagttattattacacgaacaaagtgtttcaattaagagaaagtgTGACTATTTTATGTGAAGTAGGGTAGGTAAAGACCAAAATGAATTTTAATGGACTTGGACTTAGGATTTTTATAGTTGGGTTTGAGAAAATTGTAAACTTAAAGacataagttaattaaaatttaataaaatatttatattttattggtgaataatatgtaaataattataaaatgtatatatctaatttatcggTTCAGTTTGTTATTTTTGcagttttttttagtaaaatcaaaatcaaaccaaaataatatcgattttcaaaatttaaagccAAACCTAACCAAACCACACCAAATATCAGGTTTTTAAATCGGTTTGGTTCGGATTGCGGTTCGATTTggttttttaaccataaccatgaacagcCCTATCTGTAGTTGTcctgaattttcaaaaagtcaCCTTAATTATGCAGACGTCATATTACCCTCCTAAACAATCTTGAGCTAgtattattacatcatttttttccCACCTGACATAGAGAATGTATCCACTCTCTTTAAAGAACGTGATCAAcctaaaataatgaatataactttatttttatgggtaatttgttataaaatataatttcttgtttttcttattattttaattttttttctttgttatttttcctctttctttcttcttcaaaaactcATTGTCATCTCCATTAAAACTCCTCGCTTTCAATGTCACTATTGTACCACAATTTCacccttcttttttttactactattagtttaagtctctttaattttaaaactttatctaaatattttgttttcacATTTCGAATAATCTGATAAACCCATTAGATTTTAAGATGATTAGGAGGTATCATTTACTTTTTGTCCGGATTTCAAtcaagttctttcaatttttggggaatttattgattctttcaaaattattatttctaattttgaagttatatgaaaataagataaattaattgatgataccttcaaaattttgacttttcttagaaaaataattaattttgttatcacTAActcaacaaagtttaaaaaataatatgattctttttttaaaaaaatcactgaGTGAATGAAATTTaactgaagaagaaaaaaaatggtgagGGACACAACTTGACGTGGGTGGGGAAGGATGGGAGTGagaggtgaagaagaagaaagaaaatggagggaGGAGGTTATCTTGAAATGGGGATGGGATGGAACGTGAAGTGAAATTTAAGgtgaaatcaaaataaaagtaataacaataaagagataagtgtcaaaaacacactAAACTATTCCCTTTTTTTAGTTTGAtactatcacttattagtttgaaaaACTCACATCAGTGGTGTGTGTAatactctctcttttatttgaaaaaaccttGGCACATGACATTccacatggataaaatatttcatcttgaaaaaaattaaataataaactattaatattgattaaaaattaaagattaaagtattactatccctcaaaaaatgattttttaaaaaataaaatttaaattatttttcttaccccactccACCAACTCTTCCGCCCTCCCCCCTCCCTCCAACAATCCCCcgtccttttttttatttcttttataaaatatttttattaaattcatacTTACACNaaaaaaaaaaaaaaaccattcaTTCATTCCCTAAAGAAATtggtattattttatttttaaaaaataaaaattctacccCACCCTCTTTAAACCTCCactccttttttttctcattttgtcttagatatttacatataatttagaatttttttctacttgtgtaccgaatataatataaataaattatttattttaaaaaaagtcttgCGGCGgcaagtaaaaatattttcgatatgtatatatttaacaccaaacgagaaaaaaaattgaaagcaGAGGGTTAGATTGAGTGGgtagaattattattttaaaaataaaaataaaaatctataaattaatatttgaaggGGGGGAggatgaagtaaaaaaaattaaatatttttataaaagaaatttaaattaaaaaaaaactaaaaaaatgggCGCGGGNNNNNNNNNNNNNNNNNNNNNNNNNNNNNNNNNNNNNNGTGggttaagaaaaatattgtacattttatttgataagaaaatattatttttttggtataataatttttaatctttaatttcgactaataataataattaatttaattttgtcaaGGTGGAATGTTTTGTCCATGTTGAGTgtgatgtgacaattttttaaataaaggaGAGAGTGTATGACACACACCATGATGAGAGTGTTATAAAAGATAGATGTGTGTTTCTTAAcctaataagtgatagtttaagtgctagtttatgtatgaaactcacactctcaatagtttaggtatgtaactaagaaaaaatgatagtttaggtgtgtttttgacacttatctaaaaaataaaataagtcaaaaagtaagagagggaaaaaaaattaaaaaaatatattttaaatgaaataaacACATGTCACATAATGATTGGTGTGCAATAACACTTGATTTCAAAGTCTGAGAGTATATTGATcgaaaaatgatgtaataatatcACTTCAAAATTGTTTAGAGGGATAATAGGGCGTTCGCATAGTTAagatatatttttgaaaattcagaGCAACTTTAGATGTcactttatgtattttctcttttaaaaatagataaatgttAATCTGGATATgcatttgaaaaaatgaatgagTATGATGATTCAATTAAGGTCACATTTTAATCATgactaaaataatataaagtgtattttcatatatatcTGCTTTCAAAAAAAGTTGACAATCCTTCGTTTCTAGCAAATTGTATTAAGAGAGtgaaaatttataaattcatttactttgaaataACTTGTAACATAATCTGATATCTGGTAAGAATCTTTATATTCAATCCTAACATTGTTATGCAAGTAATTAGGAAGATTATGAAAGATGGCAATTTCCAGATTACTCATTTTATTTTGGAGAAGGAAATAGTGTGGTTGATGCACTGGCCAATACAAGAGTAGCGAAGGAGAAACATGGAGGTTTTTTTTACTTGAAGTCTTTTCTTTATCGAAACAAGTTAAAGTTAAACTGAAGAATAATATAATCAAGATGTGTGGTCTTTCgaatattaaaattatagttAGGAAAGGACATGTTAATTTCCATACATGATTCATAGGAGCCTACTCTATATACGTGTAATTATTATCTCTCGGGGACAAGTtgctcaaaatatttttcacgaCTATCTTGTTATAGATAGGGATATCTTATATAACCTATGCATTGGGCATTTTTTGTACAAGGATGAAATTTTCACTGTCATTATTAATTTCACATAGAGGAAACGATCATATTCCACCTCGTGTAAAACTTTTTACTTAAGATATGAACTGGTAAGGATCTACCTAATCCCAaaggtaatttattttttaaaaaaaaattataaagacATAGGTCATTCATTAATTAAGGATAAGACCAAATGAGATCACCACTAGAGAGGAGCCAAGTCCTCAATTATGGATGATCTTTTTCTCTTATTCAGATATTAAGTAGTTACACATAACACACAACTTTGATGCCCACATTATAGTGATTAGCATGTCATTGTGTGTGCATGATTTTATTCCatacattataaattaaaaactacAACATCTCATCATTGTTTAGAAATAAGCATGCAGATGCCTTATGCTGTAGATATATAGCTCTGAGGCTCCCCAGTACAAATTAAAGATCCATCATGTCCATAGAGTTTGCAACCCTCTCCTGCGGTGCAACAATTAACACAAACTTGATTAAGTTTGGCCATTCCAGAAGATGGACAAGTCATGTATGAAACTCTAGAGTCACATTCCAGGGTACATGCCTTGGGTTCAATACTCTCTCATTCACACACAAACTTGCCATCTTTACCGAAATAGTAGCAATCCTTGTACCCTGTGCAACATGTGGTACATCCCGTGGGATATATTAGCGTCTTTCCTCTGGAACGAAGACACTTTGAATAGGCAATGTGTGGATCACAATTTCGGGGGCAAGCTTTTGGGTTTTTTGGGTCAGATTGTCCTTCGCAAATGAAAATCCCATTAGCACTATAATAATTGCAACCTTTATAACCTGCACAACAGTTGGTGCATATGGGATTTTCCGTACTTCCTTCTGAACGTGGGCATATCCCATAGCCAAGATTACCACATTCTTTAGTACAAGCCTTGGCATCAACATGTTCCACCGTGCTTACAAGTAGTAATAATCCTACAACAAATATAATAAGGAGATAGGGAAATGAAAAAACATACTTACACTTATTTTTTATGcctcaaaaaattaaagaaactaaagagaagaaaagagaaagagaaatctTACCAAGAACAAGTAGTAGGTAAGCAAGGAAACTAACTTGTTTGTGAACAGCCatattatatattctttttaccttgttttctttcttttcttttctactcTTTTGTTTGGGTTGAGGAGCGTCTATCCACCTTCACCTATTTATACCAAACGAGTAATAAAAAACATAGCTActaaaaccttttttttcttcatattaatataaattatttttattaatatttgataaaaaagaaaaagatttgcttgttagttaattagtttggcAAGGTACTTAGTGTTAGTGTggcattttaataatttaaaaattcacattttttgCATGGCCACAAAGATGTTGGTTTATGGCCGTTGGTGCACTTCTCATATATTTTACATAATGATGGATGACTTGGCAGTTGATTGTTGCcgttgaaaataattattgctgCATTACTATTCAGCATTACTCCAAATGGAGTTAGTGTATATGTTACAATTTTCTTGGTTCATGCAGCAACTCCCAAGCCGTTGGTGGCTTAAGTGTCcctttattttcattctttattcCTCCATTATACCTTGTATCATATATAACTTCTAAGGctattatcttcactatttagtaccccattatcttcctatttatTCCTAGGAAGACTTTTTctactataaatagtggtggtcttcatttgttttacatataagaaaatatagtgcataaagtttgttaaaaaaaaaggagagttcttattagttgaagagaggtgttctttttgtggagctttggactcaactcttgtccagagttgttgagttatatattgtgattaggttgttgtatcctggaggggacaagtcaagaaggactattGCTGGACCagtgaaaacatttgctgcaatgggcttgaatctcctttaaagagagcgagatatccgcgcctcagcctgaagagatttatttcttcatttttattttcaattgtaatcttgtaattctgttattttgtaattttttactaacaattttaaggagattcataatgactacaattgaaaaaaccacggatgtcaagatgggagtccttaacaagccatttcagttcaatggtaaccatttcgaaagatggaagggtaaagtacttttctacttaagtcttctcaagtttcttatgtgttaactaagaagaatcctaataaagttGATGAAACCTCCATGGATGCTGATGAACTTATTTCTCATCATGAGAAAGTGAAAAAGTACGATGGTGAAGAGGGAAAGGGCAAAGATGCACTTTTACAGAAAGAAGAGAGCAACATCACAACAAAGGTAAATTTAGTTACTTCAAATAATGTTACTCTTGAAActcacaaaaatacttctttgaagcctaagaagaaaaaatttaagaaaaataatggtagacctcctaagaaaaataatggtgaaaataaccaagcacaaaatcaacaagttcaagataagGAACCGTGCTTTGTTTGTGGTAAGAGTGGGCATATTGCTCAATTTTGCAGATTCCGAAAATGTGGTCCTAACCCTCAGAAAAACGTTATCGAGGAACCTTTTGTGGCGGTGATTACCGACATAAACATGGTTGAAAGTGTTGATGGATGGTGAGCTGATTCTGGTGCAAACCATCATGTCTGTTATGACAAAGACTGGTTtaaaaatatactcattttgaggagCCCAAAACCATCATACTTGGTGATTCTCACAAAATTCAAGTGCTTGGAATGGGAGGTGTCAAATTGTGTTTTACTTCTGGAAGGGTATTAACTTTAAAAGATGTACTCTATActcctttcatgaaaaaaaaattgatgtgtaGTTTTCTTATTAATAAAGCAAGCTTTAAACAGATTATTGAATCTGATCAATATGTAATTGTGAAGAAGGATATTTTNAGAAGATGGACAAGTCATGTATGAAACTCTAGAGTCACATTCCAGGGTACATGCCTTGGGTTCAATA
Protein-coding regions in this window:
- the LOC125858234 gene encoding proteinase inhibitor type-2-like isoform X1; its protein translation is MAVHKQVSFLAYLLLVLGLLLLVSTVEHVDAKACTKECGNLGYGICPRSEGSTENPICTNCCAGYKGCNYYSANGIFICEGQSDPKNPKACPRNCDPHIAYSKCLRSRGKTLIYPTGCTTCCTGYKDCYYFGKDGKFVCE